The genome window TATAAAAATAAGATTTATGAAAGTAAATGAGAACAAAAAAGCGGTTGTTCGGGTAACTGAAGGTAACCCAGCAGCAACCGATGAGGTACTGCAAGACAGTACACAGGATAAAGTCCAAAGGCTAAAAAAGCCGCTGATATTTGGTTTAATGGGAATCGTATTTGTAGGCTGTATGTACCTGATCTTTAAACCGTCTTCCGAGAAAAAGGAAATTGATAAAATCGGGCTGAACGAGGTTGTGCCTCAAGCTACTGGTGCAGGAATGCCTGAAGATAAGGGTAAAGCATACGAAGAGGAAATGTTGGAACTTAAGAATCAGGAAAAACGGAACGATCTCACCTCTCTTTCTGATTACTGGAATGAAGACGAAAAAGGAGAAGCGGGAGAGGAACTGCCTGACGAGGAAGAAAGCTACAGTAGTGCCCACGGATCTGGAAAACAGAGTAATCCCGCTTTGAACAGTTATCGCAACGTGCAAAGCACATTAGGTTCTTTCTATAAGGACGATAATTCAGAAACACAGGAACTCCACAAGCAATTAGAGGAATTAAAGGAAAAACTGGCTGAGAAAGACGTTCCAGCTGGAGTAACAGTAGATGATCAATTGGCATTAATGGAGAAATCCTATCAGATGGCTGCAAAATATCTTCCTTCAGGTACAAATACGGGAGAAGCTGTACCTGCCAATGGTGATGTTTCTAAATCTTTTCCCTCTACAAAAAAAGAGCAGTTTGTGGCATTAACTTCTACAAGAAAGAACACCGTATCGGCCTTGTATCGTGAGCCTAGCGATAGTGTTTTTTTAGCTGATTGGAGCCAAAATAAGAACAGGGATTTTTATACTGCTGGTGCTTTAGAACAAGTGATACATCCCAAAAACAGTATCAAAGCCTGTGTACAGGAAACCCAGACTATTATCGGTGAAAGCGGTGTACACCTCCGTTTATTGGAGCCTGTCCAAATGCCTAATCGTATCATTCCCAAAGGAACAATTTTAACGGCTAATGCCAAACTCGAGGGAGGACGTTTACATCTCAAAGTTACCTCCATAGAACTGGAGGGAAACATCATCCCAGTTGATATTACGATTTATGATCTGGACGGACAGCAGGGGCTGGATGTGCCCTATTCGCCCGAAATGAATGCTCTTACCGAAATGGCAGGTAATATGAGCCAGCAATCCGGAACGAGCCTTATGCTTACCCAATCAGCAGGACAACAGGTTGCTGCTGATTTGAGCCGTGGTGTAGTACAGGGCATCTCGGGCTATTTCTCCAAAAAATTGAAGACACCGAAAGTTACCTTAAAGGCAGGTCATCAACTGTTTCTTGTCTCCAAAAAATAATGTAAAACATAAATAGAATTAAACAATGAAAAATCATTTTAGAACCTTCTGGGCATTTGCACTGATCATTGGCTTTGCCGTATCCTCCTTTGCACAGGACAGTGCAAAAACACCTCTTGCTTTGGGCAAGATAGAACCGTACTGTATGGAAGTTACCTATGACAAGACTTCACATCTGATTTTCCCAACCGCTATCCGATATGTGGATCTGGGCAGTGAATACCTGATTGCAGGAAAAGCAGAAGATGCGGAAAATGTACTTCGAGTAAAAGCATCGGTAAGAGAGTTTGAATCGGAAACTAATTTTTCGGTAATTACCAATGACGGCCGCTTTTACAGCTTCAATGTGCATTACAGCTCATTCCCAGAGGTATTGAGTTATGACCTGCTAACAATGCAGAAGGCAGTGGATAAAGCCGGTGGAAACGATGTGCTTTTTGAAGAGTTGGGTAACAACACCCCATCTCTGGCTGGTTTGTTATTGGAAACCATTTACAAAAACGATAAGCGCATTGTAAAGCATATTGGAGCGAAAAGTTTCGGCATACAGTTTATCCTGAAAGGAATTTACATCCATAATGGTAAATACTATTTCCATACAGCACTCGCAAACCGTACAAATGTTCCTTTCCAGATTGATTTTATCAATTTCAAAGTAGTAGACAAAAAGATCGCAAAGCGAACCGTTGTACAGGAAAGACCAATGATACCACTGCGCACTTACAAGCCACTGGGTGAGATTGGTGGTAAAACAACCGAGCAGAATGTGTTCCTGTTGGATCAGTTTACCATTGCCGATGACAAGATGTTACTGATTGAGATTTTCGAGAAGAACGGTGGTAGACATCAAACGCTACAGGTAGAAAATTCCGATTTGATTAAGGCTCGTTTGATTAATGATATGCACCTGAAATTTTAATAATTCATTAAAAGTAATAATAGAAAAATGAAAAAGTATATTTATACGATGATGTTTGCCTTTATGGGTATTACTATCACACAGGCACAACGCATGCTGCCTAAACAGAAAGGAATGGAAGTAAACGCTGGAACCTTATCAAATGACTATCCCAGCAGGAACTACTACCTCAATATTGGTATGACCGTAAACGGTAAAAACGGCAATTATCAGCTTTGGGCATTGGAATATACGCACCAGTTTGATGACTATAAAAACCTCCGATTACCACAGGAAATCTACACAGGTGAAGGTGGTTACAGTTTCTTCCTGCTGGGCGATGCCCGTAAGAACATTAGCCTGAATGCGGCAATAACTGGTGTATTGGGTTATGAAAGCATTAACCGTGGTGAAATTTTGTTGTATGACGGTGCAAAAATATTGAGTGAGGATAATTTCATTTACGGAACAGGTGGACGACTGTCTTTTGAAACTTACTTGTCCGACCGTTTTGTACTGATTCTTCAGGGACGAACAAAAGTTTTGTGGGGGACGGATCTGGAACAGTTCCGACCTTCAGCGGGTGTAGGATTGAGGTTTAACTTTTAAAACATAAAAGGATGACAGCATTTTTTAATAAATTCAGAATAGGATTACTGCCAGTATTGCTGGCAATCCTGATAAGTTCCGTTACATCCTGTAGCAAAGAAGAACTTGAAATACAAAATAATTTCCCTTTTGAGGTAATGGTGATGCCCATACCTAAAGAAATTGCTAATGGCAATACCTTGGATATCAGGCTAAAGATAGAGGCTGCCTATAATTATAGTAATACGCAATACTATCTTCGCTACTTTCAGTTTGATGGACAAGGAACTTTGCAGTATTATGATGAGCTACCGTATCTGCCCAACGATTTGTATCAATTACCAACCAAACAATTCAGGTTGTATTATACTTCACATTCCACCGTCTCCCAATCCTTTGAAGTATGGATTTCTGATAACTTTGGTAACGAGAAACAACTAAGTTTTCAGTTAAACAGCAGTGATTAATGAAATTATTGACGATTAATATAAATTAAATTGACCTGCTGTATTTCAGCAGGTCAATTTTTTACGATTTATTTTCAGGCTGTCAATCTTTACTTTAATTCCTTTCGATACAATAATATTAATTTGAAAATAGCATTATTAAATTCTAATAAATGTGCAGTGCAGAACTCACACCAGTAAACAAGAAATTAATAATAAAATTATAATTGAGATATTTTAAGAATTTAGATTCATAAATTTGAAAGAAATTTAATTATGACTTTGCTTTTCCAATACTTTAGTAAAC of Flavobacterium marginilacus contains these proteins:
- the traM gene encoding conjugative transposon protein TraM, giving the protein MKVNENKKAVVRVTEGNPAATDEVLQDSTQDKVQRLKKPLIFGLMGIVFVGCMYLIFKPSSEKKEIDKIGLNEVVPQATGAGMPEDKGKAYEEEMLELKNQEKRNDLTSLSDYWNEDEKGEAGEELPDEEESYSSAHGSGKQSNPALNSYRNVQSTLGSFYKDDNSETQELHKQLEELKEKLAEKDVPAGVTVDDQLALMEKSYQMAAKYLPSGTNTGEAVPANGDVSKSFPSTKKEQFVALTSTRKNTVSALYREPSDSVFLADWSQNKNRDFYTAGALEQVIHPKNSIKACVQETQTIIGESGVHLRLLEPVQMPNRIIPKGTILTANAKLEGGRLHLKVTSIELEGNIIPVDITIYDLDGQQGLDVPYSPEMNALTEMAGNMSQQSGTSLMLTQSAGQQVAADLSRGVVQGISGYFSKKLKTPKVTLKAGHQLFLVSKK
- the traN gene encoding conjugative transposon protein TraN, with amino-acid sequence MKNHFRTFWAFALIIGFAVSSFAQDSAKTPLALGKIEPYCMEVTYDKTSHLIFPTAIRYVDLGSEYLIAGKAEDAENVLRVKASVREFESETNFSVITNDGRFYSFNVHYSSFPEVLSYDLLTMQKAVDKAGGNDVLFEELGNNTPSLAGLLLETIYKNDKRIVKHIGAKSFGIQFILKGIYIHNGKYYFHTALANRTNVPFQIDFINFKVVDKKIAKRTVVQERPMIPLRTYKPLGEIGGKTTEQNVFLLDQFTIADDKMLLIEIFEKNGGRHQTLQVENSDLIKARLINDMHLKF
- a CDS encoding conjugal transfer protein TraO: MKKYIYTMMFAFMGITITQAQRMLPKQKGMEVNAGTLSNDYPSRNYYLNIGMTVNGKNGNYQLWALEYTHQFDDYKNLRLPQEIYTGEGGYSFFLLGDARKNISLNAAITGVLGYESINRGEILLYDGAKILSEDNFIYGTGGRLSFETYLSDRFVLILQGRTKVLWGTDLEQFRPSAGVGLRFNF
- a CDS encoding DUF3872 domain-containing protein, translating into MTAFFNKFRIGLLPVLLAILISSVTSCSKEELEIQNNFPFEVMVMPIPKEIANGNTLDIRLKIEAAYNYSNTQYYLRYFQFDGQGTLQYYDELPYLPNDLYQLPTKQFRLYYTSHSTVSQSFEVWISDNFGNEKQLSFQLNSSD